A region of Methyloversatilis discipulorum DNA encodes the following proteins:
- a CDS encoding response regulator produces MQEPPFEQDTVAFQRRFVALVVIWVVLCALVTLFAARSASDEYLLDAQARSALRLDSLNESLSSTFRQLAALPVTLARQDALQKYLAAQAGERAGAAPAPGPALREQLMERRDALGISSLLNAVAQDFNLGLVYLLDANGNAIADSGFHLPYAVLGLNYADREYFRQAVDGGTGLQYLMGRTTNVPGFYFSARVDVVGRPPGVLVLKQDAETMRHLFGGYDQFALMADSNGVVVLASPPELVLKRFAPAIEDPIDDATLKSRFGVVPPVLPWRGDETRLGDGTTAHLQVVDGLRHLVLGRAMDDSPYTVWVLLPLREEAALWRRHIAGGLVVGLLGLTLIALWFRRERQNIDTQRARRELLELANALPLTVFRYHRPLGRGGRFAFIGHGVEALFGRTPEQVADDPGALWRACGIDDDCPPVRSRELQVRTPSGPRWLRVDSTPMPDGRGGTIYNGYWLDITERKLGEAKFRALFEHSFDSYFFYDEEDGVISCNPATLALFGLPSEEALRGRVPWNTPLSPERQPDGESSAVAARRLLSAASEAGRPQMREWQFAGAGDRAFTVELAVIPIQQGARRLYCLIAHDVTLKKEAEAAMLRARDAAEAAAQLKSSFLANMSHEIRTPMNAILGMTHLALRDDMSPRQRNYIEKAHRSAHGLLAILNDILDLSKIESGRLDIEHIDFRLDTVINHMVDVIGVRAEEKGLELLFSAEPGLPTALIGDPVRLGQVLINLGSNAIKFTEHGDVIIGVELQARDERAVELHFTVRDSGIGMDQAQIGRLFQPFTQADSSITRRYGGTGLGLTISRQLVELMGGRIWVDSEPGRGSTFHFTARFGLQASADAVPERLPGTVPGSRVLVVDDHPGAREVLAALCRGIGLDVDTASGGEEALDMLAADEGRHGLMLVDWKMPGMDGVRLAEELRRRWPQRSMRLILVTALGRDDVATQSAGRQFEAVLHKPVTPSALLDAVSQAYGRRADAHAPTPGDERLEASMAAVAGARVLLVEDNELNQELAHDLLERAGVEVVIAGDGQQAVDLLAGGSRFDAVLMDCQMPVMDGYTATRTLRGLPGLQNLPVIAMTASVLEADRARMYECGMNDCIPKPLDVPQMFATLARWVHPQPGADRQSGPAAPATPDDAVPALPGIDTAAGLAHCMGKPQLYRRVLRAFLRGQRDFAAQFDEARRGPDTQAAARLAHTLRGLAGTVGAHALHGLASELEGLLARESADADIDVAATALTRELDALIASLLPHPWVADEAVADGAPPDARQLAEPLHALAQLIADSDAEALARALDLQRLLAGSTLESLAASLGDALKRYDFEQANAWLTALYERAGVQP; encoded by the coding sequence ATGCAAGAACCGCCGTTCGAACAGGACACCGTTGCCTTCCAGCGTCGCTTCGTCGCGCTGGTCGTGATCTGGGTCGTCCTTTGTGCGCTGGTCACGCTGTTCGCGGCGCGCAGCGCCAGCGACGAATACCTGCTCGACGCGCAGGCGCGCAGCGCGCTGCGCCTGGACAGCCTGAACGAATCGCTGTCCTCCACCTTCCGCCAGCTGGCCGCCTTGCCGGTGACTCTGGCGCGGCAGGATGCGCTGCAGAAGTATCTGGCGGCGCAGGCCGGCGAGCGTGCCGGCGCAGCGCCGGCGCCCGGCCCGGCGTTGAGGGAACAGCTGATGGAACGGCGCGACGCGCTCGGCATCAGCAGCCTGCTCAACGCCGTCGCGCAGGATTTCAATCTCGGGCTGGTCTATCTGCTGGACGCCAACGGTAACGCCATCGCCGACAGCGGTTTCCACCTGCCGTACGCGGTGCTCGGGCTGAATTACGCCGATCGCGAGTATTTCCGTCAGGCGGTCGACGGCGGGACCGGCCTGCAATACCTGATGGGGCGCACGACGAATGTGCCCGGCTTCTACTTCTCGGCGCGGGTGGACGTGGTCGGGCGCCCGCCCGGCGTACTCGTGCTGAAACAGGACGCCGAGACGATGCGCCATCTGTTCGGCGGCTACGACCAGTTCGCACTGATGGCCGACAGCAACGGCGTGGTCGTGCTGGCGTCGCCGCCGGAACTGGTGCTCAAGCGCTTCGCGCCGGCGATCGAAGATCCGATCGACGATGCCACCCTGAAGTCGCGCTTCGGCGTGGTACCGCCGGTGCTGCCGTGGCGCGGCGACGAAACCCGGCTGGGCGACGGCACGACGGCGCATCTGCAGGTGGTGGACGGCCTGCGCCATCTGGTGCTCGGACGCGCGATGGACGACTCGCCCTACACCGTCTGGGTGCTGCTCCCGCTGCGCGAGGAGGCGGCCCTGTGGCGGCGCCACATCGCCGGCGGCCTCGTGGTCGGCCTGCTCGGGCTGACGCTGATCGCGCTGTGGTTCCGGCGCGAGCGGCAGAACATCGACACCCAGCGTGCCCGCCGTGAGCTGCTCGAACTGGCCAATGCGCTGCCGCTCACCGTGTTCCGCTATCACCGCCCGCTGGGCCGCGGCGGACGCTTCGCCTTTATCGGTCACGGCGTCGAGGCGCTGTTCGGGCGCACGCCGGAACAGGTTGCCGACGACCCAGGCGCGCTGTGGCGCGCCTGCGGCATCGACGACGACTGTCCGCCGGTGCGTTCGCGTGAGCTGCAGGTGCGTACGCCGTCCGGTCCGCGCTGGCTGCGTGTGGACAGCACGCCGATGCCCGACGGCCGCGGCGGCACGATCTACAACGGCTACTGGCTCGACATCACCGAGCGCAAGCTCGGTGAAGCCAAGTTCCGCGCGCTGTTCGAGCACTCCTTCGACAGCTATTTCTTCTACGACGAGGAGGACGGCGTCATCAGCTGCAATCCGGCCACGCTGGCGCTGTTCGGCCTGCCGTCGGAAGAGGCGCTGCGTGGCCGCGTGCCGTGGAACACGCCGCTGTCGCCGGAGCGCCAGCCGGACGGCGAATCGAGCGCCGTCGCGGCGCGCCGCCTGCTGTCGGCGGCCAGCGAGGCGGGGCGACCGCAGATGCGCGAGTGGCAGTTTGCCGGCGCCGGCGATCGCGCCTTCACGGTCGAATTGGCGGTCATCCCCATCCAGCAGGGCGCGCGCCGGCTGTACTGCCTGATCGCGCACGACGTGACGCTGAAGAAGGAGGCCGAGGCGGCGATGCTGCGCGCGCGCGACGCCGCCGAGGCGGCGGCGCAGCTGAAGTCCAGCTTCCTCGCCAACATGTCGCACGAAATCCGCACGCCGATGAATGCCATCCTCGGCATGACGCACCTGGCGCTGCGCGACGACATGTCGCCGCGCCAGCGCAACTACATCGAGAAGGCGCACCGCTCGGCGCACGGCCTGCTCGCCATCCTGAACGACATCCTCGACCTGTCGAAGATCGAGTCCGGCCGCCTCGATATCGAGCACATCGACTTCCGGCTCGACACGGTGATCAACCACATGGTGGACGTGATCGGCGTCAGGGCGGAGGAGAAGGGGCTGGAACTGCTGTTCAGCGCCGAACCCGGGTTGCCGACGGCGCTGATCGGCGACCCGGTGCGACTCGGTCAGGTGCTGATCAATCTCGGCAGCAACGCGATCAAGTTCACCGAGCACGGCGACGTGATCATCGGTGTCGAACTGCAGGCGCGCGACGAACGCGCGGTCGAACTGCACTTCACGGTGCGCGATTCCGGCATCGGCATGGACCAGGCGCAGATCGGCCGTCTGTTCCAGCCCTTCACCCAGGCCGACAGCTCGATCACCCGCCGTTACGGCGGCACCGGCCTCGGGCTCACCATTTCGCGCCAGCTGGTCGAACTGATGGGCGGCCGCATCTGGGTGGACAGCGAACCCGGCCGCGGCTCGACCTTTCACTTCACCGCCCGCTTCGGCCTGCAGGCCAGCGCCGACGCCGTACCCGAGCGCCTGCCCGGCACGGTGCCCGGTTCGCGCGTACTGGTGGTGGACGACCACCCGGGCGCGCGCGAGGTGCTGGCGGCACTGTGTCGTGGCATCGGCCTCGACGTCGACACCGCGAGCGGCGGCGAGGAGGCGCTGGACATGCTGGCCGCCGACGAAGGTCGGCACGGTCTCATGCTGGTCGACTGGAAGATGCCCGGCATGGACGGCGTGCGCCTCGCCGAGGAACTGCGACGCCGCTGGCCGCAGCGCAGCATGCGCCTCATCCTGGTCACCGCGCTCGGTCGGGATGACGTCGCCACGCAGTCGGCCGGGCGCCAGTTCGAGGCGGTGCTGCACAAACCGGTCACCCCGTCGGCGCTGCTCGACGCCGTGTCGCAGGCCTACGGCCGGCGTGCCGACGCGCACGCTCCGACGCCCGGCGACGAACGGCTGGAAGCCAGCATGGCGGCGGTAGCCGGTGCCCGCGTGCTGCTGGTCGAGGACAACGAACTGAACCAGGAACTGGCGCACGACCTGCTCGAGCGCGCCGGCGTCGAGGTGGTGATCGCTGGCGACGGTCAGCAGGCGGTAGACCTGCTCGCTGGTGGCAGCCGCTTCGATGCGGTGCTGATGGATTGCCAGATGCCGGTGATGGACGGCTATACCGCCACCCGCACGCTGCGCGGCCTGCCTGGTCTGCAGAATCTGCCGGTGATCGCGATGACGGCCAGCGTGCTGGAGGCGGACCGCGCGCGCATGTACGAGTGCGGCATGAACGACTGCATTCCCAAGCCGCTCGACGTACCGCAGATGTTCGCCACGCTGGCGCGCTGGGTCCATCCGCAGCCCGGTGCTGACAGGCAGTCCGGCCCGGCGGCTCCGGCGACGCCCGACGACGCGGTGCCCGCGCTGCCCGGCATCGATACCGCGGCCGGGCTGGCGCACTGCATGGGCAAGCCGCAGCTGTACCGGCGCGTGCTGCGCGCCTTCCTGCGCGGTCAGCGCGATTTCGCCGCGCAGTTTGACGAGGCGCGCCGCGGGCCGGACACGCAGGCGGCGGCGCGGCTGGCGCACACGCTGCGCGGCCTGGCCGGAACCGTGGGCGCGCACGCGCTGCACGGGCTGGCGTCGGAACTGGAAGGGTTGCTGGCGCGCGAGTCGGCCGACGCCGACATCGACGTCGCGGCGACGGCGCTCACCCGCGAGCTCGATGCGCTGATCGCCTCACTGCTGCCGCATCCGTGGGTGGCCGACGAGGCCGTCGCCGACGGCGCACCGCCCGACGCTCGCCAGCTGGCTGAGCCTCTGCACGCACTGGCGCAACTGATCGCCGACAGCGACGCCGAAGCGTTGGCTCGCGCGCTCGATCTGCAGCGCCTGCTGGCCGGATCAACGCTGGAGTCGCTGGCCGCCTCGCTCGGCGATGCGCTGAAGCGCTACGACTTCGAACAGGCGAATGCCTGGCTGACCGCGCTGTACGAGCGCGCCGGCGTCCAGCCCTGA
- a CDS encoding response regulator, with amino-acid sequence MTDADHGAGRTTRQTILVADDTPENIDLLSAVLRQDYRVKVATSGEKALAIVNSTEPPDLILLDIMMPGMNGYDVCRRIKANPDRRGIPVIFVTAMTSIEDERLGLEVGAVDYITKPISPPIVAARVRTHLALYDQTRVLEDRVRARTAELFASRQQIIRRLGRAAEFRDNETGNHVIRMSYYARLIAQAIGLGPEATELLFNTASMHDIGKIGIPDAVLLKPGPLTKAEWAVMRQHPEIGAEIIGEHDDELLQTARTIALTHHERFDGSGYPRGLIGEDIPLFGRIVAIADVFDALMTARPYKPAMPIDETLQVMGRNTGLHFDPALMEVLPSVLPDMLRINATYADTHGPMTDVDVPVAEPGDSGEGAAQPA; translated from the coding sequence GTGACGGACGCGGACCACGGCGCAGGGCGGACGACCAGACAGACCATACTGGTTGCCGACGACACGCCGGAAAACATCGACCTGCTGAGCGCCGTGCTGCGCCAGGACTACCGGGTCAAGGTGGCCACCAGCGGCGAGAAGGCGCTGGCCATCGTCAATTCGACGGAGCCGCCCGACCTCATCCTGCTCGACATCATGATGCCCGGCATGAACGGTTACGACGTCTGCCGCCGAATCAAGGCCAACCCGGACCGGCGCGGCATTCCCGTCATCTTCGTCACCGCGATGACGTCGATCGAGGACGAACGCCTCGGGCTGGAGGTCGGCGCCGTCGACTACATCACCAAGCCGATCAGCCCGCCCATCGTCGCCGCGCGGGTGCGTACCCATCTGGCGCTGTACGACCAGACGCGGGTGCTGGAAGACCGCGTACGGGCGCGCACCGCCGAACTGTTCGCGTCGCGCCAGCAGATCATCCGCCGGCTCGGCCGCGCCGCCGAATTCCGCGACAACGAAACCGGCAACCACGTCATCCGGATGAGCTATTACGCGCGGCTGATCGCGCAGGCGATCGGCCTCGGGCCGGAGGCGACCGAACTGCTGTTCAACACGGCGTCGATGCACGACATCGGCAAGATCGGCATTCCCGACGCCGTGCTGCTGAAGCCGGGCCCGCTGACCAAGGCGGAGTGGGCGGTGATGCGGCAGCACCCGGAAATCGGCGCCGAAATCATCGGCGAACACGACGACGAACTGCTGCAGACCGCGCGCACCATCGCCCTCACCCACCACGAACGCTTCGACGGCAGCGGTTACCCGCGCGGCCTGATCGGTGAGGACATTCCGCTGTTCGGCCGCATCGTCGCCATCGCCGACGTGTTCGATGCGCTGATGACCGCGCGCCCCTACAAGCCGGCGATGCCGATCGACGAAACGCTGCAGGTGATGGGCCGCAACACCGGCCTGCACTTCGACCCGGCCCTGATGGAGGTACTGCCGTCGGTACTGCCGGACATGCTGCGCATCAATGCCACCTACGCCGACACGCACGGCCCGATGACCGACGTTGACGTGCCGGTGGCCGAACCGGGCGACAGCGGCGAAGGCGCCGCCCAACCGGCCTGA
- the pqqA gene encoding pyrroloquinoline quinone precursor peptide PqqA, giving the protein MNWETPKATDLRFGFEITMYVANR; this is encoded by the coding sequence ATGAACTGGGAAACCCCGAAGGCCACCGACCTGCGTTTCGGCTTCGAGATCACGATGTACGTTGCCAACCGCTGA
- the lptA gene encoding lipopolysaccharide transport periplasmic protein LptA, with protein sequence MTLRPALTGLILLNLVLATGLSTPARAERADREKPVNLEADKVTVDDRTRTHTFEGNVVFTQGTLTIKANRVVVTQDATGYQKGVATGGEGGLARFRQKREGQDLWMEGEAERIEHDAKTEITRFFVRAHVKSGGDEVRGQYIEYNSISENYTVTNSGDAKAVPSAGDQSKRVRAIIQPKSAPKE encoded by the coding sequence ATGACTCTGCGCCCTGCCCTCACCGGCCTGATCCTGCTCAACCTCGTGCTGGCCACCGGCCTGAGCACGCCCGCCCGCGCCGAGCGTGCCGACCGCGAAAAACCGGTCAATCTGGAAGCGGACAAGGTGACGGTCGATGACCGCACCCGCACGCACACCTTCGAAGGCAACGTCGTGTTCACGCAGGGCACGCTCACCATCAAGGCCAACCGCGTTGTAGTGACCCAGGACGCCACCGGCTACCAGAAGGGTGTGGCCACTGGCGGCGAAGGCGGTCTCGCACGCTTCCGCCAGAAGCGCGAAGGTCAGGACCTGTGGATGGAAGGCGAGGCGGAACGCATCGAGCACGACGCCAAGACCGAAATCACCCGTTTCTTCGTGCGCGCCCACGTGAAGAGCGGCGGCGACGAAGTGCGCGGCCAGTACATCGAGTACAACTCGATCAGCGAGAACTACACGGTCACCAATTCGGGCGACGCCAAGGCGGTGCCGTCGGCTGGAGACCAGTCCAAGCGCGTGCGCGCCATCATCCAGCCGAAGTCGGCGCCGAAGGAGTGA
- the lptC gene encoding LPS export ABC transporter periplasmic protein LptC yields the protein MNLQRNVQQALPLLILILLVGLTMWLERATRVDDRPSSGKLRHDPDVIVDNFTVRRFDPSGQVQHTLTAQQLRHYPDDDTTELDQPLLLYRGKQSPTRISADRAQLMKDGKEAILRDNVRVLREASPGNPEMTLETSVLNVYPDDEIARTDKPVKLTQGKSVAHGVGMVADRVKQTYILESRVKATLERTRRP from the coding sequence TTGAACCTTCAGCGCAACGTCCAGCAGGCCCTGCCGCTGCTGATCCTGATCCTGCTGGTCGGCCTGACCATGTGGCTGGAGCGCGCCACGCGCGTCGACGACCGCCCGTCCTCGGGCAAGCTCAGGCACGATCCGGACGTGATCGTCGACAACTTCACCGTGCGTCGCTTCGACCCCAGTGGTCAGGTGCAGCACACGCTGACCGCGCAGCAGCTGCGTCACTACCCGGACGACGACACCACCGAACTGGATCAGCCCTTGCTGCTCTACCGCGGCAAGCAGTCGCCGACCCGCATCAGCGCCGACCGTGCCCAGCTGATGAAGGATGGCAAGGAAGCCATCCTGCGCGACAATGTGCGCGTGCTGCGCGAAGCCAGCCCCGGCAATCCGGAAATGACGCTGGAAACCAGCGTGCTCAACGTCTACCCGGACGACGAGATCGCCCGCACCGACAAACCGGTGAAGCTGACGCAGGGCAAATCGGTCGCGCACGGTGTCGGCATGGTCGCCGACCGCGTCAAACAGACCTACATACTCGAATCGCGCGTCAAAGCCACCCTCGAAAGAACCCGCCGCCCATGA
- a CDS encoding KdsC family phosphatase: MSETSVLDAARNVRLMGFDVDGVMTDGTIWFGPDGDSLKGFNTLDGHGLKMLAGAGVEVVIISGRSSPAVRHRAVNLGITTVLLGVENKREAMRELAAERGIAMEHCGYMGDDIVDLPVLRACGFSAAPANAHFFVRQHVAWVAEADGGRGAVREVCEYLLDARGALDALLQDCLR, encoded by the coding sequence ATGAGCGAAACCTCCGTACTCGATGCCGCCCGCAACGTTCGCCTGATGGGCTTCGACGTCGACGGCGTGATGACCGACGGCACCATCTGGTTCGGCCCGGACGGCGACTCGCTGAAGGGCTTCAACACGCTGGACGGCCACGGCCTGAAGATGCTCGCCGGCGCAGGCGTCGAAGTGGTCATCATTTCCGGTCGTTCGTCGCCGGCGGTGCGCCACCGCGCCGTCAACCTCGGCATCACCACCGTACTGCTCGGCGTCGAGAACAAGCGCGAGGCGATGCGCGAACTGGCGGCCGAACGCGGCATCGCGATGGAACATTGTGGCTATATGGGCGACGACATCGTCGACCTGCCGGTGCTGCGCGCCTGCGGCTTCTCGGCCGCGCCGGCCAACGCCCACTTCTTCGTGCGCCAGCACGTCGCCTGGGTGGCCGAAGCCGACGGCGGCCGCGGCGCCGTGCGCGAAGTCTGCGAATACCTGCTCGACGCCCGCGGCGCACTCGACGCACTGCTGCAGGACTGCCTGCGTTGA
- a CDS encoding KpsF/GutQ family sugar-phosphate isomerase yields the protein MTQPAPPKNEDILACARRVLAIEGSALEALSARLGDEFATAVRLILDSPGRVIVSGLGKSGHIARKIAATMASTGTPAYFVHAAEALHGDLGMIHRDDVLIALSNSGETAELLAIVPLVRRQGGRTIAMTGKPSSTLATLADVHLDAGVAIEACPLNLAPTASTTCALALGDALAVALLEARGFREDDFARSHPGGALGRRLLTHVRDVMRARDAVPSVGVAATVTEALLQVTRGGMGMTVVLDDAGAVAGVFTDGDLRRAIDRLGDVRTVPVADVMSRHPRTIPAGRLAAEAADLMETQRVNQLLVLDEHGALAGALTMHDLMQAKVI from the coding sequence ATGACACAGCCTGCCCCACCGAAGAACGAAGACATCCTGGCCTGCGCCCGCCGCGTGCTCGCCATCGAGGGCAGCGCGCTCGAAGCACTGTCGGCGCGCCTGGGCGACGAATTCGCGACGGCGGTGCGCCTGATCCTCGACAGCCCCGGGCGGGTCATCGTCAGCGGGCTGGGCAAGTCCGGCCACATCGCACGCAAGATCGCCGCCACGATGGCCAGCACCGGCACGCCGGCTTATTTCGTTCATGCGGCCGAGGCGCTGCACGGCGACCTCGGCATGATCCACCGCGACGACGTGCTGATCGCGCTGTCCAATTCCGGCGAAACCGCCGAACTGCTGGCCATCGTGCCGCTGGTGCGCCGCCAGGGGGGCCGCACCATCGCGATGACCGGCAAGCCCAGCTCGACGCTGGCCACGCTGGCCGACGTGCATCTGGATGCGGGCGTGGCGATCGAAGCCTGTCCGCTCAACCTCGCCCCGACCGCCAGCACCACCTGCGCGCTGGCGCTGGGCGACGCGCTGGCGGTGGCGCTGCTGGAAGCACGCGGTTTCCGCGAGGACGACTTCGCGCGCAGCCACCCCGGTGGTGCGCTCGGCCGCCGCCTGCTCACCCACGTGCGCGACGTGATGCGCGCGCGCGACGCGGTGCCCAGCGTCGGCGTCGCCGCCACCGTCACCGAAGCGCTGCTGCAGGTGACCCGCGGCGGCATGGGCATGACCGTGGTGCTCGACGACGCCGGCGCTGTGGCCGGCGTGTTCACCGACGGCGATCTGCGCCGCGCCATCGACCGCCTGGGCGACGTGCGGACGGTGCCGGTGGCCGACGTGATGAGCCGCCACCCGCGCACCATTCCGGCCGGCCGGCTGGCCGCCGAAGCGGCCGACCTGATGGAAACACAGCGCGTGAACCAGCTGCTGGTGCTCGACGAACACGGTGCGCTGGCCGGCGCGCTGACCATGCACGACCTGATGCAGGCCAAGGTGATATGA
- a CDS encoding monovalent cation:proton antiporter family protein has product MSALELVLLLLTASVLVVGLFRSIGLPPILGYLLVGALAGPHALAFIPDTDEARHFAEYGIVFLMFSIGLEFSLPKLFSMKRLVFGLGAAQVAFSVLGVVSFAWLFGLGFKGAIAVGGAIAMSSTAVLIKLLVERLELDSAHGRQVVGVLLFQDLAVVPFLVVIPVLALGAEESVEALGLAAVKAAVALTVILYLGPRLMQRWFHIVAMRKSPELFMLNVLLVTLGMAFATEVAGLSLALGAFLAGMLISETQYRYQVEEDIKPFRDVLLGLFFVTIGMKLNLALVFSELFFVLVTVLFILIGKFAVAAAASRFFGSSPGNALRVGLWLCAGGEFGFVLMALADSAHLIPDRILQIVLASLLLTLLTAPILAHYADRIVLRLVPSEWLLRSMQLTSIAAQSLATDGHAIVCGYGRNGQYLGRFLENEGISFIALDLDPERVREAAAAGETVVFGDAGRRETLIAAGIARASIVVVTFVDTDAAMRVIRLANELRADIPVVVRTFDERDYDKLSAAGATEVVPESLESSLMLATHALVLLGVPLARVLKRIRQLRGDRYHLLRGLYRGAEHLAEEAVSEAQHKRLHSVALAPGAWAIGHRIDEFHFEDVRVEVSAIRRRGIRALEPSSDLAFENGDVVVLLGEPAELARAESKLLKG; this is encoded by the coding sequence ATGTCTGCCCTCGAGCTGGTTCTACTGCTGCTCACCGCCTCGGTGCTGGTGGTCGGCCTCTTCCGCAGTATCGGCCTGCCGCCGATACTGGGCTATCTGCTGGTGGGGGCGCTGGCCGGCCCGCACGCACTGGCTTTCATTCCCGATACCGACGAAGCGCGCCACTTTGCCGAGTACGGCATCGTCTTCCTGATGTTCTCCATCGGGCTCGAATTCTCGCTGCCCAAGCTGTTCTCGATGAAGCGGCTGGTATTCGGCCTGGGCGCTGCCCAGGTCGCCTTCAGCGTGCTCGGCGTGGTCAGCTTCGCCTGGCTGTTCGGGCTTGGCTTCAAGGGCGCGATCGCGGTCGGCGGCGCCATCGCGATGTCGTCGACGGCGGTGCTGATCAAGCTGCTGGTCGAGCGGCTGGAGCTCGATTCCGCGCACGGCCGGCAGGTGGTGGGCGTGCTGCTGTTCCAGGATCTGGCGGTCGTGCCCTTCCTGGTGGTCATCCCGGTGCTGGCGCTGGGCGCCGAGGAAAGCGTCGAGGCGCTTGGCCTGGCGGCGGTCAAGGCGGCGGTGGCGCTCACCGTCATCCTCTACCTCGGCCCGCGGCTGATGCAGCGCTGGTTCCACATCGTGGCGATGCGCAAGTCGCCCGAACTGTTCATGCTCAATGTGCTGCTGGTGACGCTAGGCATGGCCTTCGCCACCGAGGTGGCCGGGCTTTCGCTGGCGCTGGGCGCCTTCCTGGCCGGCATGCTGATTTCGGAAACGCAGTACCGCTACCAGGTGGAAGAGGACATCAAGCCTTTCCGCGACGTGCTGCTCGGGCTGTTCTTCGTCACCATCGGCATGAAGCTCAACCTCGCGCTGGTGTTTTCCGAGCTGTTCTTCGTGCTGGTGACGGTGCTGTTCATCCTGATCGGCAAGTTCGCGGTGGCGGCTGCGGCGTCGCGCTTCTTCGGCTCGTCGCCCGGCAATGCGCTGCGCGTCGGCCTGTGGCTATGCGCCGGCGGCGAATTCGGCTTCGTGCTGATGGCGCTGGCCGATTCCGCCCACCTGATTCCCGACCGCATCCTGCAGATCGTGCTCGCCTCGCTGCTGCTCACGCTGCTCACCGCGCCGATACTGGCCCACTACGCCGACCGCATCGTATTGCGGCTGGTGCCGTCCGAGTGGCTGCTGCGCTCGATGCAGCTCACGTCCATCGCCGCCCAGTCACTGGCCACCGATGGTCATGCCATCGTCTGCGGTTACGGCCGCAACGGCCAGTACCTCGGCCGTTTCCTCGAAAACGAAGGCATTTCATTCATCGCGCTCGACCTCGACCCGGAGCGCGTGCGCGAAGCGGCGGCGGCCGGTGAAACGGTGGTGTTCGGCGACGCCGGCCGGCGCGAAACGCTGATCGCCGCCGGTATCGCGCGCGCGTCCATCGTCGTCGTCACCTTCGTCGATACCGACGCCGCGATGCGGGTGATCCGCCTGGCTAACGAGCTGCGCGCCGACATACCGGTGGTGGTACGCACCTTCGACGAGCGCGACTACGACAAGCTGTCGGCCGCCGGCGCCACCGAAGTGGTGCCGGAGTCGCTGGAATCGTCGCTGATGCTGGCCACGCACGCGCTGGTGTTGCTGGGCGTGCCGCTGGCGCGGGTGCTCAAGCGCATCCGCCAGTTGCGCGGCGACCGCTACCACCTGCTGCGCGGTCTGTATCGCGGTGCCGAGCATCTGGCCGAGGAGGCGGTCAGCGAGGCGCAGCACAAGCGGCTGCACTCGGTGGCGCTCGCCCCGGGCGCCTGGGCCATCGGCCACCGCATCGACGAATTCCATTTCGAGGATGTACGGGTCGAGGTGAGCGCGATCCGCCGGCGCGGCATCCGTGCGCTCGAACCGAGTTCGGATCTGGCCTTCGAGAACGGCGACGTGGTGGTGCTGCTCGGTGAGCCGGCTGAACTGGCGCGGGCGGAATCGAAACTGCTGAAGGGGTAG
- a CDS encoding prepilin-type N-terminal cleavage/methylation domain-containing protein, which yields MRSTQNGFTLVEIAIVLVIIGLLLGGVLKGQELINSAKAKSLVNDFRTISTAVYAYQDRFRFMPGDDPAATQHVGGTNASSPSGEARGNGRVGGNWNSTTTTDESFLVWQHLRMANLLTGNSNFSDINSYFPKNADNGNIGITGAVPIRPATETATSSSSASVPMTGAFFICSDGISARLARQVDATMDDGATNTGNVRAMAQVDGAGAASGTAIEITAERERNSSDLYTVCVAY from the coding sequence ATGAGATCCACGCAAAACGGTTTCACACTGGTCGAAATCGCCATCGTTCTGGTCATTATCGGTCTGCTGCTCGGCGGCGTGCTGAAGGGTCAGGAACTGATCAACAGCGCCAAGGCGAAAAGCCTGGTCAATGATTTCCGCACGATATCGACCGCCGTGTACGCCTACCAGGACCGTTTCCGCTTCATGCCGGGCGACGACCCGGCTGCCACCCAGCATGTCGGCGGCACCAACGCCAGCAGCCCGTCAGGCGAAGCCCGCGGCAACGGCCGCGTCGGCGGCAACTGGAACTCGACCACCACGACCGACGAATCCTTTCTCGTCTGGCAGCACCTGCGCATGGCCAATCTGCTGACCGGCAACAGCAATTTCAGCGACATCAACAGCTACTTCCCGAAAAACGCCGACAACGGCAACATCGGCATCACTGGCGCCGTGCCGATCAGGCCAGCAACGGAGACCGCGACGTCGTCCAGTTCCGCATCGGTGCCGATGACGGGCGCCTTCTTCATCTGCTCGGACGGCATTTCCGCCCGACTTGCCCGCCAGGTCGACGCGACCATGGACGATGGCGCCACCAACACCGGCAATGTGCGCGCAATGGCCCAGGTCGATGGCGCCGGTGCAGCCAGCGGCACCGCGATCGAAATCACCGCCGAACGGGAACGCAACAGCAGCGATCTGTACACGGTCTGCGTCGCCTACTGA